The DNA segment CCCTTGCGCTGGAGATTAAAGACGATGGAAACGTTATTGCAGTAACCGATGACCGCGTCACCGGCCGCATAGATCGCCGCGGCGTCGTTGAAGCCGCGCGCGATGGTACGGACCTGTGGACGAAGGGCGGCGAGCACTTGGGCGCACCTGGCGAAGTCTTCGTCCGAAAGATTGAAGGGATCCGCAACGCCAGCCTGCAGCGCGATCATCGGGAAGGTGATATAGGCATCATCGAACAGATTGACTTTGCCGGCATGCTTTTCGTCCCAGAGCGCGGCCCAGCTGTCGGTGCCTTCGGTGACGACATCCGCGTTGAACATCAACGGCTGCGTTCCCCAACTATAGGGTACACCATAGAGATCGCCATCGACCGTGTTGCGTTCCTGATATTTGAGGCCGGGCGTTATGTTGACCGCATTGGGGAGCTTGGAAGCGTCAATCGGCACAATGAGGCCAGCTTCCTTGAAGCGCGGAATGGAACCCGACTCGAAATAGAGTACGTCGGCCTGGATCGCGCCCGACTGGGTCTGGGCAAAAATCTCGTCATTGGAGCCGGCACGAACGACATTGACCTTGACGCCGGTCGCCTTGCTCCATTCCGCGATCCATGCGTCCTCGTGATATGTTTCCCAGGTAATGATCGTAATTTCCGATGCTGCACGCGCATCGCGAATGAAGGCGGGCGCTGCGAGCGCTGCCGTTCCTGCCGCAGCCGCCGCCAGAAAGCCACGCCGCCCTATTTTCAAATCCGTAAAATTCTCCATCACTTCCCTCTTTCGGTTCCCTGATTATTGCCGGCGCCATGGAGCGCCGGGCTGAAGGCGAGCTGCCGAGCACGTCTTCAGATCCTGCCTCCGCACGACCTTCGGAAAAGCGGCTCTTGCGTTTCGCTTTCGCATACTACACATCGCCTGCGCAACAGATTTCTGACGAGCTCGTCGAAAATCTCGCGCACAGCGGCGTGCGAACCTCCGGCAGGTCGC comes from the Rhizobium oryzihabitans genome and includes:
- a CDS encoding extracellular solute-binding protein, translated to MENFTDLKIGRRGFLAAAAAGTAALAAPAFIRDARAASEITIITWETYHEDAWIAEWSKATGVKVNVVRAGSNDEIFAQTQSGAIQADVLYFESGSIPRFKEAGLIVPIDASKLPNAVNITPGLKYQERNTVDGDLYGVPYSWGTQPLMFNADVVTEGTDSWAALWDEKHAGKVNLFDDAYITFPMIALQAGVADPFNLSDEDFARCAQVLAALRPQVRTIARGFNDAAAIYAAGDAVIGYCNNVSIVFNLQRKGMNFKYTFPRKVRRPGSTMRF